A window of the Drosophila simulans strain w501 chromosome 2L, Prin_Dsim_3.1, whole genome shotgun sequence genome harbors these coding sequences:
- the LOC27209225 gene encoding uncharacterized protein LOC27209225: MRLANKDLYQHFKNAGLDLAKLTHRRKIEIISVYFTWISLMMNTWELSTYCLDEITGTLQSIQFWMAHCYNMVIPNQK, from the coding sequence ATGAGACTGGCAAACAAGGATCTCTACCAACATTTCAAGAATGCAGGACTCGATTTGGCCAAGCTAACACATCGCCGcaaaatcgaaattatttccGTTTATTTCACCTGGATCAGCCTAATGATGAACACCTGGGAGCTGAGCACCTATTGTTTGGATGAAATCACTGGCACTCTGCAATCGATACAATTTTGGATGGCGCATTGCTATAACATGGTTATTCCTAATCAAAAGTAA
- the LOC27209405 gene encoding uncharacterized protein LOC27209405, whose protein sequence is METQTFKIKLDKEMAEYFSQPPGEDGDSEAYDLHMGILELSVSIGNFTHDVEKSLNYIAASSTTLKCSFDLELLNDFRIKFEQMEQGMDPEERALHDTRGNLFMRLYNELADKEPDEIKRCEFLKLFYDLFDSNKAPQESPTSRIEVSDSIHGQDQRIREPINRSPDAKEICSDSKIDMYLESKIFRNEANTHGLAMILDLNKEICYQDKKEELCQVHTEIAYVEGYSLMNSYAAIITCPMGIKIDYGIAILSELKVISAEPKNSKTDLKMETISSNVHENKISILLDDYLANISLIDLHVEGYSLMERYALIITRSMGIRIDNGIAMLSELKDISAEPKDSKTDLKMETISSNVHENNISIASDDYLANISLIDVQVEGHSLMESYAGIMTCPMGIRIDNGISFNCEVILAVDDYIDCVSSMEPVDSSSKYNFIVVSSVVPNEQGLKSVNEQVIDTNMMKGIHDGTEEMNDELPEKVEVSNDVEDTNINSLIFDEADALNDPKNETYSAFADDLSKINKPEKPEPRTSINSDFNQYDSNRSTQPLPYNTTASCSMKSSYKGASKIPIRNNSRKSPFDALKNGTGKFSENQCNKITIDASSEPVEMDNDGKSTLQEIDLKSPKLEDQTLSQLRQAVSDVKVNILKEVDKSLEVTFKKSSDILLSNSSREIVKSEMKNFGRNSRFTDELRLQHSETRSQNIYRHNNSATQNKSCKSLPNASPRRKLNKSSPKFIKRNQTARLNKKMVKCDDDPDDINSPRDINDNCKDCSLAKNSLDLKTSPEKSEQFFAEEGSKKIIELSISKSTQSFIELEQYVRNSINDDIADQIEDLKDLSLSTYKLCVDTCGDGFDLDNQEKISPTCSQKNQTVRDIRLNVLDEKDIVCICKDNHSGQRLCGGGVQKSEDLGSLSLRIDECTELGRRINPGELMEFVDEKVISPTLSQLSQRSNLLKLQVLKTMDEVLSNVSALNNTIIDEEVEIDTPMLVESLCEASNEDLNINISEGIADISPMPTPGHPPDEQDELSPILGQISKTVSDVKINILNEVDKSLSEITLKSVSAILKKRKFKEYFSNQHNQDLDYTTDECTLLDLSGESVVNLSPSRNVDTFISEWTQKNPSDAILGKQFPKYVRHTSETSELSECSERRSLSRNSNQTLYLCKSCNVKVNYSEVVDKYFAEGLCISKKKCKVAERNDLSNLESKSRSRWHHQRYIIAAPRAIIKSFKSNPAYGWSPDDPNAPDFYEQLDQFVEVTGQKKYRADCDIITASLQPRLSRALKCIIRQAPKNTSYPDLISIVGVVQLEQLLTKKERAAYESLRWQLRDKGDQDLSAESLFTDALHGMMGYGSPHLKLSSLTGRLLLRSPHHQDSISESYLLLAFGHLGYFYRELKEHQVRLAEQGDTAVALRKCLQKYLLNFHQFYDVQKKNPSSLLTLYRKTRDFQRNFEWLLEVFNNVQKAESIVVYLYEESSRRTGYQRNLLLKWLKLVIQPFIYNLHKWLLNGRLPYTTNRDMFLIEQTNYLKIDEFWEKRYRITESFSGIFDLQLSEILISVGKTVEYSEKYLGINVESCVPRNEVRCMLIDTFDKLIRHGDQEPLYNFVRNLHLEISSKVLKNLEMTKTNPEYLFSELHKYIMLTDLNFTMEFINALESVLGEPESSFDIQLFNEIKNKMLHKPVSDIYIDKSESEGSRCWSKLILRWRIPTHWRALLGEDSKAYEVIFTAMWRFHYVNYVLNEGVHRKQILFKKHIECKYFEGLNDTLKCFSKLINACMRLMNVLREYFLDYLLEPAFARLLWCCKNAITVDELLVANRKYLKTIILGCLQSKNLRKYLERLYDLILQLDNKQRKFLRLSQTTVEYVIRVRKEQPQNIFSTYYRERMLQFRWTCQNYSDVINELQAQFDSAMINFLLSLQLADEDLLRGLAKRLDPDHYYMEKDNRLDLVQYFEFRRKLERKRSQ, encoded by the coding sequence ATGGAGACGCagacatttaaaattaaactagATAAAGAAATGGCTGAGTATTTTAGCCAACCACCTGGAGAGGATGGCGATAGCGAGGCTTATGATCTACATATGGGAATCTTAGAATTAAGTGTTAGTATAGGTAACTTTACTCACGATGTGGAAAAATCGTTAAATTATATAGCCGCAAGCAGTACGACCTTAAAATGTTCCTTTGATTTGGAACTCCTCAATGATTTTCGGATAAAATTCGAACAAATGGAACAAGGAATGGATCCTGAGGAAAGAGCTCTTCATGATACCCGAGGGAATTTGTTTATGCGTCTCTATAACGAACTGGCAGACAAGGAGCCGGATGAGATAAAACGATGCGAGTTCCTTAAACTTTTCTATGATCTATTCGATTCGAATAAGGCGCCCCAAGAATCGCCAACTTCTCGCATAGAAGTAAGCGATAGTATACATGGCCAGGATCAAAGAATACGGGAACCAATTAATAGAAGTCCAGATGCCAAAGAAATATGTTCCGACTCGAAAATTGATATGTATTTGGAATCGAAAATATTCCGAAATGAAGCTAATACACATGGCTTAGCAATGATTTTGGACTTAAATAAGGAAATATGTTATCAAGATAAAAAAGAGGAGTTATGCCAAGTTCATACTGAAATAGCTTATGTTGAAGGTTATAGTTTAATGAATAGTTATGCAGCAATAATTACCTGCCCAATGGGCATCAAAATTGATTATGGTATCGCTATTTTATCTGAACTGAAAGTTATTTCCGCAGAACCAAAGAATTCAAAAACCGATTTGAAAATGGAAACGATCTCGTCAAATGttcatgaaaataaaatttctatTCTTTTAGACGACTATTTGGCTAACATTTCTTTGATCGATCTACACGTTGAAGGTTATAGTTTAATGGAAAGATATGCATTAATAATTACCCGCTCAATGGGCATCAGAATTGATAATGGCATCGCTATGTTATCTGAACTGAAAGATATTTCCGCAGAACCGAAGGATTCAAAAACCGATTTGAAAATGGAAACGATCTCGTCAAATGTtcatgaaaataatatttccattgCTTCAGATGACTATTTGGCTAACATTTCTTTGATCGATGTACAAGTTGAAGGTCATAGTTTAATGGAAAGTTATGCTGGAATAATGACCTGCCCTATGGGCATCAGAATTGATAATGGCATTTCTTTCAACTGTGAGGTTATTCTAGCTGTAGATGATTATATTGATTGTGTCTCTTCAATGGAACCTGTGGATAGCTCCtccaaatataattttatagtCGTTTCTTCAGTTGTTCCTAATGAACAAGGTTTAAAAAGTGTTAATGAACAGGTAATTGATACAAATATGATGAAAGGAATTCATGATGGCACAGAAGAAATGAATGATGAATTGCCCGAAAAAGTAGAGGTATCGAATGATGTGGAAGACACGAATATTAATTCGTTAATTTTTGATGAAGCTGATGCTCTAAATGATCCTAAAAACGAAACTTATAGTGCTTTCGCTGATGATcttagtaaaataaataaaccagaAAAACCAGAACCTCGTACCTCCATAAATTCGGATTTCAACCAGTATGATTCCAATAGAAGTACTCAACCTCTTCCCTATAATACAACTGCTTCTTGTTCGATGAAAAGTTCATATAAAGGAGCTTCTAAAATTCCTATAAGAAATAATTCTCGTAAGTCACCCTTCGATGCTCTCAAAAATGGAACTGGTAAATTTTCGGAAAAccaatgtaataaaataacaattgaTGCATCAAGTGAACCAGTAGAAATGGATAACGATGGAAAAAGCACCTTACAGGAAATCGATCTGAAATCGCCAAAGCTGGAGGATCAGACTTTGAGTCAACTAAGACAAGCGGTAAGTGATGTTaaggtaaatattttgaaagaaGTCGACAAGTCTCTGGAAGTGACCTTTAAGAAATCTTCTGACATACTATTGAGTAACTCGTCCAGGGAAATTGTTAAAAGCGAGATGAAAAACTTCGGCCGAAATTCCAGATTTACAGATGAGCTTCGATTACAACATTCAGAAACACGTTcccaaaatatttatagacaCAATAATTCGGCCACACAAAATAAATCGTGTAAGTCTTTACCAAATGCAAGTCCGAGAAGAAAGCTGAATAAGTCATCGCCGaagtttattaaaagaaatcaaacaGCTCGATTGAATAAGAAAATGGTCAAATGTGATGATGATCCAGACGACATAAATTCACCTAGAGATATCAATGATAACTGCAAGGACTGCAGTTTGGCTAAAAATTCGTTGGATTTGAAAACATCACCAGAAAAGTCAGAACAATTTTTTGCTGAAGAGGGTAGTAAGAAAATAATTGAACTTTCAATCAGCAAAAGCACACAGTCGTTTATAGAACTTGAGCAATACGTTAGAAACAGCATTAATGATGATATTGCCGATCAAATTGAAGATCTTAAAGATTTAAGTTTATCGACTTATAAGTTATGCGTTGATACTTGCGGAGATGGTTTTGATCTAGATAATCAGGAAAAGATTTCACCGACTTGTAGTCAAAAAAATCAAACTGTTAGAGATATTAGACTAAATGTTCTAGATGAAAAGGATATCGTTTGTATTTGTAAGGATAATCACAGCGGACAAAGGCTTTGTGGAGGTGGGGTGCAAAAATCCGAAGATTTAGGCTCATTGTCATTAAGAATTGATGAATGTACGGAATTAGGAAGAAGAATTAACCCAGGAGAGCTAATGGAATTCGTTGACGAAAAAGTGATTTCACCAACATTAAGTCAACTTAGCCAAAGGAGTAATCTTTTAAAGCTTCAAGTTTTAAAGACTATGGATGAGGTCTTGTCCAATGTTTCAGCGTTAAATAATACTATTATAGACGAAGAAGTTGAAATTGATACCCCTATGTTAGTTGAAAGTCTTTGTGAAGCTTCGAACGAAGATTTAAACATTAACATCTCCGAGGGAATCGCTGATATAAGTCCAATGCCAACTCCAGGTCACCCACCCGATGAGCAAGACGAACTTTCACCGATATTAGGCCAAATTTCGAAAACGGTTAGTGATGTCAAGATAAACATTTTGAATGAAGTGGATAAATCTTTGTCGGAAATAACCTTAAAAAGTGTTTCTGCCATTTTAAAGAAGCgaaaatttaaagaatattttagTAACCAGCATAACCAGGACTTAGATTATACTACAGATGAATGTACTTTGCTTGATTTGTCGGGCGAAAGTGTGGTTAATTTAAGTCCTTCAAGGAATGTTGATACATTTATATCTGAATGGACTCAAAAAAATCCTTCTGATGCTATACTTGGAAAACAGTTCCCAAAATATGTAAGACACACGTCGGAAACTTCAGAATTAAGTGAATGCTCTGAAAGACGGTCGTTAAGTAGGAACAGTAACCAAACCCTTTATTTATGTAAGAGTTGTAATGTAAAGGTAAATTATTCAGAGGTGGTGGATAAATACTTTGCTGAAGGTTTGTGTATAAgcaagaaaaaatgcaaagtggcTGAGAGAAACGATTTGAGTAATTTAGAGAGCAAATCCAGATCCAGATGGCACCATCAACGTTATATTATTGCCGCCCCACGCGCTATAATTAAGTCCTTTAAGTCGAACCCTGCATACGGGTGGTCACCTGATGACCCGAATGCTCCTGATTTTTATGAACAACTGGATCAATTTGTCGAGGTCAcgggccaaaaaaaatatcgCGCAGACTGTGATATAATAACCGCATCGCTACAACCTCGGCTAAGTCGTGCTCTAAAATGTATCATAAGACAAGCGCCTAAGAATACGAGCTACCCCGATTTGATAAGTATTGTGGGTGTAGTCCAGTTGGAACAGTTGCTCACTAAAAAGGAAAGGGCGGCATATGAATCCTTGCGCTGGCAGTTAAGGGATAAAGGTGATCAGGACTTATCTGCAGAGTCTCTATTCACCGATGCTCTCCACGGTATGATGGGCTATGGATCGCCCCATTTGAAGTTGTCATCATTAACAGGAAGACTACTATTGCGCTCACCTCATCATCAGGATAGCATAAGTGAGTCATATCTGTTGTTGGCCTTTGGTCACTTGGGATACTTTTATCGCGAGCTGAAGGAACATCAAGTGAGGCTTGCCGAACAGGGCGATACTGCGGTTGCCCttagaaaatgtttacaaaagtATCTACTTAATTTTCACCAATTTTATGATGTACAGAAAAAGAATCCCAGCTCACTGCTTACCTTGTATCGCAAAACTCGAGATTTTCAACGGAATTTTGAGTGGTTATTAGAGGTGTTTAACAATGTTCAGAAAGCAGAGTCTATTGTTGTCTATCTTTATGAGGAATCAAGCCGAAGAACCGGATATCAAAGGAACTTACTACTCAAATGGTTAAAATTGGTAATTCAACCATTCATATATAATCTTCACAAATGGCTTTTGAATGGTAGACTCCCTTATACTACTAATCGCGATATGTTTCTTATTGAACAaactaattatttaaagataGATGAATTTTGGGAAAAACGCTACCGGATCACAGAGTCTTTCTCTGGTATTTTTGACCTTCAGTTAAGTGAAATTCTGATAAGTGTCGGCAAAACTGTGGAATACTCAGAAAAGTATTTGGGCATTAACGTTGAAAGTTGTGTACCTAGAAATGAAGTTCGTTGTATGTTGATAGACACATTCGATAAGTTAATTCGGCATGGCGATCAGGAACCACTCTACAATTTCGTTCGTAATCTGCACTTGGAAATATCAAGCAAGGTTCTAAAGAATCTTGAAATGACTAAGACCAATCCGGAGTACCTGTTTTCTGAGCTCCATAAGTACATAATGCTTACGGATCTTAACTTTACCATGGAATTCATTAACGCTTTAGAGTCCGTCCTTGGTGAACCCGAAAGTTCTTTCGATATACAACTCtttaacgaaataaaaaataaaatgttgcacaaACCAGTTTCGGACATCTATATAGATAAAAGCGAGTCCGAGGGATCCAGGTGTTGGTCAAAGCTAATACTCCGTTGGAGGATACCGACCCATTGGAGAGCACTACTCGGCGAGGATTCCAAGGCGTACGAGGTTATCTTCACCGCAATGTGGAGATTTCATTATGTTAACTATGTGCTCAATGAAGGAGTACATCGGAAACAGATCTtgtttaaaaaacatattgaatgtaaatattttgaaggCCTTAATGACACACTCAAATGTTTCTCCAAGCTGATAAACGCTTGTATGCGCCTAATGAATGTTCTAAGGGAGTATTTTTTGGACTATTTATTAGAGCCAGCATTCGCAAGACTTTTGTGGTGTTGCAAGAACGCAATTACCGTCGACGAACTACTGGTTGCCAATAGAAAGTATCTGAAAACCATTATATTGGGATGCCTGCAATCGAAAAATCTACGAAAATATCTGGAGCGACTTTATGATCTCATACTTCAACTTGATAATAAGCAGCGAAAGTTCCTAAGACTAAGTCAAACAACAGTGGAATATGTGATTAGAGTTCGCAAAGAACAaccacaaaacattttttccacCTATTATAGGGAACGAATGCTGCAGTTTCGTTGGACCTGTCAAAATTACTCGGATGTTATCAATGAGCTGCAAGCTCAATTTGATTCGGCAATGATTAACTTTTTATTATCTCTTCAACTAGCAGATGAGGACTTATTAAGGGGCCTAGCCAAAAGATTAGATCCCGATCACTATTATATGGAAAAGGATAATAGATTGGATCTAGTTCAATATTTCGAGTTTAGAAGGAAGCTGGAAAGGAAAAGATCACAGTAA
- the LOC6732457 gene encoding uncharacterized protein LOC6732457 → MLFLTARVDHTAEQIFKIEQLRQLVEKCEELRVGTEDTLLTKFLHYTRWDTIKAYQAIHDYYEFKRRHPTWVARHPIEHYRQLFYGTHCRYVMPQADRSGRVLVIFKTVDGFQDYPDYLQSLVEMDDLIFESLLLLPRVQQNGITVICDLQGTNRNFLRQFSPSFMKVVNEKNAVLPFSQRIVHIIQRGFLMHVTSTLFMPFMNKEFKEKIFTHDGRHLSKLREMVGYESLPAEYGGPATNVLDTNLIFNHLSQNAEYLEKLQTYGKA, encoded by the exons ATGCTTTTCCTCACCGCCCGTGTCGATCACACGGCCGAGCAGATTTTCAAAATTGAGCAACTCAGGCAGCTGGTGGAGA AGTGCGAGGAGCTACGAGTGGGCACCGAGGACACCCTGCTGACCAAGTTCCTGCACTACACGCGCTGGGACACCATCAAGGCCTACCAGGCCATACACGACTACTACGAGTTCAAGCGGCGCCATCCCACCTGGGTGGCCCGCCATCCCATTGAGCACTATCGCCAGCTCTTCTACGGCACCCACTGTCGCTATGTTATGCCCCAGGCGGATCGCAGTGGACGGGTGCTGGTCATCTTCAAGACGGTGGACGGGTTCCAGGACTACCCCGACTATCTGCAGAGTCTCGTCGAGATGGACGACCTGATCTTCgagtcgctgctgctgctcccgcgCGTCCAGCAGAATGGGATTACGGTCATTTGTGATCTCCAAGG GACAAACCGAAATTTTCTGAGGCAATTTTCGCCGTCGTTTATGAAGGTGGTGAACGAAAAGAACGCAGTTTTGCCCTTCAGTCAGCGCATCGTGCATATAATTCAACGCGGTTTCCTGATGCACGTAACCTCCACTTTGTTTATGCCCTTCATGAACAAGGAGTTCAAGGAAAAG ATCTTTACCCACGATGGGCGACATCTGAGCAAACTGCGCGAAATGGTTGGCTACGAAAGTTTGCCTGCGGAATATGGAGGTCCTGCGACTAATGTCCTGGATACGAACTTGATATTCAATCACCTGAGCCAAAATGCGGAGTATCTGGAAAAGCTGCAGACCTACGGAAAGGCATAG